One part of the Moorena sp. SIOASIH genome encodes these proteins:
- the rpsD gene encoding 30S ribosomal protein S4 yields the protein MSRYRGPRLRVVRRLGDLPGLSRKTPRRAYPPGQHGQNRRKRSEYAIRLEEKQKLRYNYGVTEKQLIRYVRKARRATGSTGQALLQLLEMRLDNTVFRMGMGGTIPAARQLVNHGHVTVNGQVVNIPSYQCRPGDVIAVRNRDQSRRLVERNLEFPGLANLPSHLEFDKNTFTGKVNGIIDREWVALQINELLVVEYYSRKV from the coding sequence ATGTCCCGATATAGAGGCCCGCGTCTGCGGGTCGTTCGCCGTCTGGGTGATTTGCCCGGTTTAAGTCGTAAAACACCCCGCCGTGCCTATCCCCCAGGTCAACATGGTCAAAACCGTCGGAAACGCTCAGAATATGCGATCCGTCTCGAAGAAAAGCAAAAACTGCGCTATAACTACGGAGTGACTGAAAAGCAGTTAATTCGCTATGTCCGTAAAGCTCGTCGAGCCACTGGTTCCACTGGACAAGCTTTGCTGCAACTGCTAGAGATGCGACTGGATAACACAGTCTTCCGCATGGGTATGGGAGGTACCATCCCAGCGGCTCGTCAGCTCGTGAATCACGGTCATGTTACTGTAAATGGTCAAGTAGTTAATATTCCTAGCTATCAGTGTCGCCCTGGCGATGTGATTGCGGTTAGAAACCGTGATCAATCCCGCCGTCTAGTAGAACGTAACTTGGAATTTCCTGGCTTAGCAAACCTTCCTAGTCATTTAGAGTTTGATAAGAACACCTTCACCGGTAAGGTGAATGGGATTATTGATCGGGAATGGGTGGCATTACAAATTAACGAGCTACTGGTGGTTGAGTACTACTCCAGGAAAGTCTAA
- the moaA gene encoding GTP 3',8-cyclase MoaA: MNTVDYLRISLIDRCNFRCQYCMPQGAELDYILRQELLTDQELLTLVEEVFIPVGFRKFRLTGGEPLLRPGVVDLVKAIASLPETQDLAMTTNAFLLAGMAKELYQAGLRRINISLDSLNRETFDKIIGNRGRSRWEQTWEGIKAAHQVGFDPLKLNVVVIPGVNDQEVLDLAALTIDRSWHVRFIEFMPIGNSQLFGERAWVPSEELRQRIRLRWGLIESSVRGNGPADVFQIPGAKGTLGFISQMSECFCDRCNRMRLSADGWLRPCLLNEQGQVDLKTALRSGIDTTDLREQVRQLLMIKPEINFKERDSGTDGSYTRTMSQIGG, translated from the coding sequence ATGAATACTGTAGACTATCTCCGGATTAGCCTAATTGACCGCTGCAACTTCCGTTGTCAGTACTGTATGCCTCAAGGAGCAGAGCTTGACTATATCCTACGGCAAGAATTACTCACTGATCAAGAACTGCTGACTCTGGTCGAGGAGGTGTTTATCCCGGTAGGATTTAGAAAGTTTCGCCTCACGGGAGGTGAACCTCTATTGCGTCCAGGTGTAGTGGATTTAGTTAAAGCGATCGCATCTTTACCCGAAACACAAGATTTGGCCATGACTACCAATGCCTTTTTACTGGCTGGTATGGCAAAGGAACTCTACCAAGCGGGTTTACGGCGGATTAATATTAGTCTGGACTCCCTCAATCGAGAGACATTTGACAAAATTATCGGCAATCGGGGACGTTCGCGCTGGGAACAGACTTGGGAAGGGATAAAAGCTGCCCATCAGGTTGGATTTGACCCGTTAAAGCTGAATGTGGTGGTAATTCCAGGAGTTAATGACCAGGAAGTGCTGGATTTAGCTGCTCTAACCATTGACCGCTCCTGGCACGTTCGATTTATCGAGTTTATGCCCATCGGGAACTCCCAGCTATTTGGTGAGCGGGCGTGGGTACCTTCGGAAGAATTACGGCAACGGATTCGCTTACGCTGGGGTTTGATAGAATCAAGTGTCCGGGGTAATGGCCCAGCTGATGTGTTCCAGATTCCTGGTGCCAAGGGCACCCTGGGATTTATTAGTCAGATGTCAGAATGTTTTTGCGATCGCTGCAATCGGATGCGTCTATCTGCTGATGGTTGGCTGCGTCCCTGCCTACTTAATGAACAAGGTCAAGTTGACTTAAAAACTGCTCTACGCAGCGGCATTGATACCACTGACTTAAGAGAGCAGGTCAGACAGTTGCTGATGATTAAACCAGAAATCAATTTCAAGGAGAGAGACTCTGGTACCGATGGTTCATATACAAGGACGATGTCACAAATTGGCGGATAG
- a CDS encoding alpha/beta hydrolase, with protein MTDKPDFLLYAQHGWADNSKAMARLAQSLATSRTAIITPDLGWFKTWLWIEPLINQLEHIVLDTIVTYPQTPIRIIGHSMGGLIWLELLSRHRDWWSQVESLVLIGSPIGGADLARIIDPLGIGIGIAKDLGINRRQLAESIGAVIPTLVIAGDSDHGSDGTITIETTKFSPSKFVCLPNVRHAALKNHPLVAAEIHKFWANPVITQPPPPGDFITSLIQQLHSVPGMTDGHSRDFHRAKTYITFKNGISIRTWQNPLLIHHVFVASPEGDCLYSGFVGWIHNQALYQTLGTIAKGVGSRE; from the coding sequence ATGACCGACAAACCAGATTTTCTTCTATACGCACAACACGGATGGGCGGATAACTCTAAAGCGATGGCACGCCTTGCCCAATCCTTAGCCACATCCCGCACTGCCATAATTACTCCCGATCTCGGTTGGTTCAAAACTTGGCTCTGGATAGAACCCCTAATCAACCAACTCGAACACATTGTCTTAGATACCATTGTCACTTATCCCCAGACACCAATCCGAATTATTGGTCATTCCATGGGTGGCTTAATTTGGCTAGAACTCCTTAGCCGTCACCGAGACTGGTGGTCACAAGTAGAATCGTTAGTGTTGATTGGTTCTCCTATTGGTGGTGCAGATCTAGCTAGAATTATAGACCCCTTGGGCATTGGTATTGGTATCGCAAAGGATTTAGGTATCAACCGCCGACAACTAGCAGAGTCCATTGGCGCAGTGATTCCCACATTAGTAATAGCTGGTGATAGTGATCACGGTAGCGACGGTACGATTACAATAGAGACAACCAAGTTTTCTCCTAGTAAATTCGTTTGTTTACCTAATGTGCGTCATGCTGCTCTCAAAAATCATCCGTTAGTCGCAGCAGAAATCCATAAATTTTGGGCGAATCCAGTTATCACACAACCTCCTCCACCAGGAGACTTTATTACTAGCTTAATTCAACAATTACACTCAGTCCCAGGTATGACTGATGGTCATAGTCGAGATTTTCACCGAGCCAAGACCTATATAACATTTAAAAATGGCATTTCTATTCGGACTTGGCAGAATCCTTTACTAATACACCATGTCTTTGTAGCTAGCCCTGAAGGAGACTGTCTCTACAGTGGTTTTGTAGGTTGGATACATAATCAAGCGTTATATCAAACCCTTGGTACTATAGCAAAGGGAGTAGGGAGTAGGGAGTAG